The following coding sequences lie in one Populus trichocarpa isolate Nisqually-1 chromosome 14, P.trichocarpa_v4.1, whole genome shotgun sequence genomic window:
- the LOC7486817 gene encoding autophagy-related protein 8f isoform X1 — protein sequence MTKSRFKQEHDFEKRRAETARIREKYPDRIPVIVEKAERSDIPNIDKIKYLVPADLTVGQFVYVIRKRIKLSAEKAIFIFVDNVLPPTGAIMSSIYDEKKDEDAFLYVTYSGENTFGCQMLP from the exons ATGACTAAGAGCCGTTTCAAGCAAGAGCATGATTTCg agaagAGGAGGGCTGAAACTGCGCGAATCAGGGAGAAATACCCGGACAGGATTCCG GTCATTGTGGAGAAGGCTGAGAGAAGCGATATTCCCAACATTGACAAGATAAA GTACCTAGTCCCGGCTGACCTGACAGTCGGTCAATTTGTTTATGTGATCCGGAAGAGAATTAAACTGAGTGCAGAAAAggcaatttttatatttgtggaCAATGTCCTCCCACCAACTG GAGCAATAATGTCGTCAATCTATGATGAAAAGAAGGATGAGGATGCATTTCTCTATGTCACATACAGTGGGGAAAACACATTTGGGTGCCAGATGTTGCCATAG
- the LOC7486817 gene encoding autophagy-related protein 8f isoform X2, producing the protein MISRRAETARIREKYPDRIPVIVEKAERSDIPNIDKIKYLVPADLTVGQFVYVIRKRIKLSAEKAIFIFVDNVLPPTGAIMSSIYDEKKDEDAFLYVTYSGENTFGCQMLP; encoded by the exons ATGATTTCg AGGAGGGCTGAAACTGCGCGAATCAGGGAGAAATACCCGGACAGGATTCCG GTCATTGTGGAGAAGGCTGAGAGAAGCGATATTCCCAACATTGACAAGATAAA GTACCTAGTCCCGGCTGACCTGACAGTCGGTCAATTTGTTTATGTGATCCGGAAGAGAATTAAACTGAGTGCAGAAAAggcaatttttatatttgtggaCAATGTCCTCCCACCAACTG GAGCAATAATGTCGTCAATCTATGATGAAAAGAAGGATGAGGATGCATTTCTCTATGTCACATACAGTGGGGAAAACACATTTGGGTGCCAGATGTTGCCATAG